A single window of Coffea eugenioides isolate CCC68of chromosome 7, Ceug_1.0, whole genome shotgun sequence DNA harbors:
- the LOC113777499 gene encoding 3-epi-6-deoxocathasterone 23-monooxygenase CYP90C1, with protein MTWVLIGIVVSVFCLYKVMRKNKEEREKKNWIPRGSSGWPLLGETLDFIACGYSSRPVSFMEKRAALYGKVFRTHILGKAIIVSTDPEVNKVVLQNQGNAFIPHYPKSISELLGKYSILHINGPLQKRLHALIGGFLRSPQFKAQITRDIEESVRHVFSSWMEKQDRRIYLQEESRKIAFEVMVKTLMSVGRGEDLNLLRREFEEYCKGLISLPIKLPGTRLYKSLKAKERMLKVVRSIIQQRKMAALEEKQGTNGLLNDVIDVLLRDAFESSSAAEEAQPRLPLDSIGENLIELMIPGEETVPTALTLAVKFLSDSPVVLARLLEENMELKRQKAKSGDEYYWTDYVSLPFTQNVISETLRMGNIVNAVWREAVKDVKIKGHLIPRGWCVLTSFSSLHMDEANYENPYEFNPCRWEKTGASVNSNTFTPFGGGQRLCPGLELSRLEIAIFLHHLVTTYRWVAEDDDITYFPFVRLKRKLPITITPLVRG; from the exons ATGACATGGGTTTTGATTGGTATAGTTGTGTCAGTGTTCTGTTTGTATAAGGTGATGAGAAAAAataaggaagagagagagaagaaaaattgGATTCCTAGAGGAAGTTCAGGCTGGCCTCTTCTTGGCGAAACTCTCGACTTCATAGCTTGTGGTTACTCTTCTCGCCCTGTCAGCTTCATGGAGAAACGGGCGGCCCT GTACGGGAAGGTGTTCAGAACACATATCTTGGGCAAAGCCATAATCGTGTCAACAGACCCCGAGGTGAACAAGGTTGTTCTGCAGAATCAAGGGAACGCTTTCATTCCTCATTATCCAAAATCCATCTCCGAACTGCTGGGCAAGTATTCGATATTGCACATTAATGGACCTCTGCAGAAAAGGTTGCATGCGCTCATCGGAGGCTTCCTGAGGTCACCCCAGTTCAAGGCTCAAATCACTCGAGACATAGAAGAATCCGTTCGACATGTCTTCTCATCCTGGATGGAAAAACAAGACCGACGAATTTACCTCCAAGAAGAAAGCAGGAAG ATTGCATTTGAAGTCATGGTAAAAACTTTGATGAGCGTCGGCCGGGGTGAAGATTTGAATTTGTTGAGAAGGGAATTTGAAGAATACTGCAAAGGCTTGATTTCTTTGCCCATTAAACTTCCTGGAACGAGGTTGTACAAATCTTTGAAG GCTAAAGAAAGGATGTTGAAGGTGGTGAGAAGCATAATACAGCAAAGAAAGATGGCTGCTTTGGAAGAAAAACAAGGAACGAATGGGTTGCTGAATGACGTAATTGATGTATTATTGCGCGACGCATTTGAATCATCATCAGCAGCAGAGGAGGCTCAGCCACGGCTGCCGTTGGATTCGATAGGTGAGAACCTCATAGAGTTGATGATCCCCGGTGAAGAGACTGTTCCGACGGCTCTGACGCTAGCAGTCAAGTTCTTAAGTGACAGCCCCGTCGTGCTAGCCCGATTGCTG GAGGAGAACATGGAACTGAAGCGGCAAAAGGCTAAGTCGGGTGATGAATATTATTGGACTGATTATGTCTCGCTCCCATTTACCCAGAAT GTCATCAGTGAAACTCTGCGAATGGGCAATATCGTGAATGCAGTTTGGAGGGAAGCAGTAAAAGACGTGAAAATTAAAG GCCACTTGATACCAAGAGGATGGTGTGTCTTGACATCCTTCAGTTCACTTCACATGGACGAAGCAAACTATGAAAACCCCTATGAATTTAATCCCTGCAGATGGGAG AAAACAGGAGCTTCGGTTAACAGCAACACATTTACACCATTTGGTGGTGGCCAGAGGCTGTGTCCCGGTTTAGAACTGTCGAGGCTCGAAATTGCTATTTTCCTTCATCATCTTGTTACAACATACAG ATGGGTGGCCGAAGATGATGACATTACCTATTTTCCATTCGTCAGACTGAAACGGAAGCTGCCGATCACCATCACACCCCTAGTAAGAGgataa